From the genome of Nasonia vitripennis strain AsymCx chromosome 1, Nvit_psr_1.1, whole genome shotgun sequence, one region includes:
- the LOC100117281 gene encoding peroxisome assembly protein 12, with protein MAERGAHLTGTVFAKPSIFEIAAQKSLAATLEPAAKKIITFIASVNPDKYAWLYQWSDEVYLVLISTLQHYYLKNYSASFSETFYGLKRIVLKDSKVQLNLDKKRLNFSLIILVVFPYLQKKIENWENQNLDLNTAQQTKWKVHISKTYKIVRAVKEVLTLYQYLLYLSNRSEYPTLSLRLLSTSLTYAKDNEEIGLIELLKKLGHGNFSANDGLEVIRLTIVRSIEVSAFFLQFLQWWNQEHYHNFNLTTLPVPPAPQIPEFAKKYKGICPICKKPPWIHTAISTSGFVYCYTCILTEVRKNQKCPVTGYPAKEDHLIRLYVQ; from the exons ATGGCGGAACGAGGAGCTCATCTTACGGGAACTGTGTTCGCCAAACCTTCGATTTTCGAAATAGCTGCACAGAAATCACTTGCTGCTACACTTGAACCTGCagcaaaaaaaatcataact tttatagCATCAGTGAATCCTGACAAGTATGCTTGGCTCTATCAGTGGTCGGATGAGGTTTATCTTGTATTGATCTCAACTCTGCAACACTACTACCTCAAAAATTACT CTGCCTCATTTTCTGAGACATTTTATGGTTTAAAACGTATAGTGTTGAAAGATTCCAAAGTACAGTTGAATCTTGATAAAAAGAGGCTGAATTTTTCACTAATCATTTTAGTCGTTTTTCcatatttgcaaaaaaaaattgaaaattgggAAAATCAAAACCTTGACTTAAACACT GCACAACAAACCAAATGGAAAGTTCATATTTCCAAAACCTACAAGATTGTTCGAGCAGTAAAAGAAGTTTTAACTTTATACCAATATCTACTGTACTTGTCTAATCGTTCAGAATATCCAACATTGTCTTTGCGTTTACTTTCAACTTCTTTGACATATGCAAAAGACAATGAAGAAATCGGTTTGATTGAATTACTCAAAAAATTAGGTCATGGAAACTTTAGTGCCAATGATGGATTGGAGGTGATTCGCCTGACAATTGTTCGCTCCATTGAAGTCAGTGCCTTTTTCCTTCAATTTCTTCAATGGTGGAATCAAGAGCATTATCACAACTTCAATTTAACAACATTGCCAGTTCCACCAGCACCACAG attccagaatttgcaaaaaaatataaaggtATATGTCCTATTTGTAAAAAACCACCATGGATTCACACAGCAATATCTACTTCTGGGTTTGTTTACTGTTATACTTGTATCTTGACAGAAGTTAGAAAGAATCAAAAATGTCCAGTTACTGGATATCCAGCCAAAGAAGATCATCTTATTAGACTttatgtacaataa
- the LOC100117246 gene encoding mitochondrial carrier homolog 2: MRCQSEDLLAPGYTTIKIIMEKDEPLWSKIACRTLMNVVTHPFDYAKVLIQIGYEPIEPRPTTTLFGKPALGLPNIFQYVRYIKNVDGLSGCYRGLVPKLCAHTICAVAFDKSVKSIEFEDEPDSSVPIDDLEDSERDKRYVQEFFKVLIARTVGIILSHPFDVISVRMMAQFVGGETKYVTLVGSIAEIYRENGVSGFFAGIVPRLIANATTLAIVSTSTYVINKYFIQDRELRTFTSATMTFLASTVTYPFLVVSQCMAVNNCGLTAGEPPMMPIYIDWMDCWRHLSNTRQLKRGSSLLWRYYTGPQLLINGRAIVDKSRLYFKTIE, translated from the exons ATGCGGTGTCAGAGCGAAGATCTACTTGCTCCGGGCTACACGACGATCAAGATTATAATGGAAAAAGATGAGCCGTTGTGGTCAAAAATTGCGTGTCGAACGTTGATGAACGTCGTTACTCATCCCTTCGACTACGCGAAAGTTTTAATTCAG ATCGGATACGAGCCCATCGAGCCCAGGCCCACGACCACCTTGTTCGGAAAACCGGCACTGGGCCTGCCGAACATTTTTCAGTATG ttagatatataaaaaatgtagacGGCCTCTCTGGATGTTACCGTGGCCTCGTACCAAAGCTATGTGCACATACAATTTGTGCTGTTGCTTTTGACAAAAGCGTCAAGTCAATTGAGTTTGAGGATGAACCGGATAGCAGTGTACCAATTGATGATTTAGAGGATAGTGAAAG aGATAAGAGATATGTGCAGGAATTCTTCAAGGTTCTGATAGCAAGAACAGTAGGGATTATTCTTAGTCATCCATTTGATGTTATATCTGTAAGAATGATGGCACAGTTTGTCGGAGGAGAAACAAAATATGT TACACTGGTAGGTTCCATTGCAGAGATTTATAGAGAAAATGGAGTTTCGGGTTTCTTTGCTGGAATTGTTCCAAGACTCATAGCTAATGCTACGACATTAGCAATAGTTAGTACTTCAACTTATGTGATTAACAAATACTTTATTCAAGATAGAGAATTAAGGACTTTCACTTCAGCTACTATGACA ttCCTAGCGTCAACAGTCACCTATCCTTTCTTGGTTGTTTCTCAATGTATGGCCGTAAACAACTGCGG TTTGACTGCCGGTGAGCCGCCTATGATGCCAATCTATATAGACTGGATGGATTGTTGGAGACACCTATCCAATACCAGACAGCTGAAGCGTGGAAGTAGCTTGCTTTGGCGATATTATACAGGTCCTCAGCTTCTGATCAATGGCCGAGCCATAGTTGACAAATCACGTCTCTACTTCAAAACGATCGAGTAA
- the LOC100117323 gene encoding merlin isoform X3 → MKNKMPQFRRKKSTKSFPVKVCTLDAELEFNLEWRATGRDLFDLVCRTIGLRETWYFGLQYEDSKGFISWLKLDKKVQDQGISQQSTTPFMFLAKFYPEDVAEELVQEVTQHLFYLQVKQAILSMDIYCPPEASVLLASYAVQAKYGDYDEASYQPGMLASEDLLPQRVIDQYQMTPEMWEDRIKIWYADHKTMSRDEAEMEYLKVAQDLDMYGVNYFPISNKKETNLWLGVTALGLNIYEKENKLTPKTTFAWSEIRHISFDDKKFIIKPVDKSSPNFVFFSQKVRMNKLILDLCIGNHDLFMRRRKPDSMEVQQMKAQAKEEKSRRQIERNKLAREKQLREAAEREKAAMEQRLLQYQEEIRLANEALRRSEETADLLAEKSRVAEEEAMLLSQKASEAEQEITRIRLNNMKTEEEKVHLEQKTRDAVRLTEMLVQESEKRALEEKKLKDELLRARIAEKEAKEKLLEFLSRNHYTSAIAPVPNLFPSTQVLPSDLQADLQTLQLDSEPLSSEVNCYDLIVDGDADQLSLEIEKERIDYLEKSKHLQEQLRDLRTEIAVLKVGEKQCELDQLHEEQVRLGENKYSTLKKVKSGSTKARVAFFEEL, encoded by the exons ATGAAGAATAAAATGCCACAATTCCGTAGGAAAAAATCTACCAAATCTTTTCCTGTCAAAGTTTGTACTCTAGATGCCGaactagaatttaatttagag TGGCGGGCAACAGGAAGGGATTTGTTTGATTTAGTATGTCGCACAATTGGTCTTCGAGAAACATGGTACTTTGGTCTTCAGTACGAAGACTCAAAAGGTTTCATATCATGGTTAAAATTAGACAAAAAAG TTCAAGATCAAGGTATTTCGCAACAGTCAACCACGCCATTCATGTTCCTAGCCAAATTTTATCCAGAAGATGTGGCAGAAGAACTTGTACAAGAGGTGACGCAGCATCTGTTTTATCTCCAGGTTAAGCAGGCTATTCTTTCTATGGATATTTATTGCCCACCAGAGGCTTCTGTATTATTAGCTTCTTATGCTGTACAAGCaaag TATGGAGATTATGATGAGGCATCTTATCAACCAGGAATGCTCGCTAGTGAAGATTTACTGCCACAGAGAGTTATTGATCAATACCAAATGACTCCTGAAATGTGGGAGGATAGAATTAAAATTTGGTATGCTGATCATAAAACTATGTCTAGAGATGAGGCTGAAATGGAGTATCTAAAGGTTGCGCAGGATTTGGATATGTATGGTGTTAACTACTTTCCCATAAGT AATAAAAAGGAAACCAACCTTTGGCTTGGAGTAACTGCTTTGGGACTGAACATTTACGAAAAGGAGAACAAGCTGACACCAAAGACGACATTCGCATGGTCGGAGATCCGGCACATAAGCTTCGACGACAAAAAATTTATCATCAAGCCGGTCGACAAATCATCGCCGAACTTTGTCTTCTTCTCGCAGAAAGTTCGCATGAACAAATTG ATTCTGGACCTGTGCATCGGCAACCACGACCTGTTCATGAGACGACGCAAGCCGGATTCCATGGAGGTGCAGCAAATGAAGGCGCAGGCCAAGGAAGAAAAGTCTCG GcgacaaattgaaaggaaTAAGCTTGCTCGAGAAAAACAACTCAGAGAAGCTgcagaaagagaaaaagcagCAATGGAACAAAGGCTCTTGCAATACCAAGAAGAAATAAGACTTGCTAATGAAGCACTT AGACGTTCTGAAGAAACAGCCGATTTATTAGCAGAAAAGAGCCGCGTAGCTGAAGAAGAAGCTATGCTTTTGAGTCAAAAGGCATCTGAGGCAGAGCAAGAAATCACTCGAATCAGGTTAAATAACATGAAAACCGAAGAGGAGAAGGTCCATTTAGAGCAAAAAACTAGAGATGCGGTTCGTCTTACAGAAATGTTAGTACAAGAGTCCGAGAAACGAGCCCtagaggagaaaaaattaaaagacgAGCTTTTGCGAGCTCGGATAGCCGAAAAAGaggcaaaagaaaaattattagaatttttaaGCAGAAATCATTACACTTCAGCAATAGCG CCTGTACCGAATCTATTTCCATCCACACAGGTACTTCCTTCCGATTTGCAAGCAGATTTGCAAACGCTTCAACTGGACTCGGAACCCTTGTCATCTGAAGTTAATTGTTACGATTTGATCGTGGATGGAGACGCTGATCAGCTTTCTTtagaaattgaaaaagaaagaatcgATTACTTGGAAAAGAGTAAACATTTGCAAGAACAATTACGGGATCTTCGAACTGAAATCGCAGTGCTGAAAGTTGGTGAAAAACAATGTGAACTAGATCAACTTCATGAAGAACAGGTACGACTTGGGGAAAACAAGTATAGTACACTGAAGAAAGTCAAGTCAGGCTCAACGAAAGCCAGAGTTGCCTTTTTTGAAGAGttatag
- the LOC100117323 gene encoding merlin isoform X1, protein MKNKMPQFRRKKSTKSFPVKVCTLDAELEFNLEWRATGRDLFDLVCRTIGLRETWYFGLQYEDSKGFISWLKLDKKVQDQGISQQSTTPFMFLAKFYPEDVAEELVQEVTQHLFYLQVKQAILSMDIYCPPEASVLLASYAVQAKYGDYDEASYQPGMLASEDLLPQRVIDQYQMTPEMWEDRIKIWYADHKTMSRDEAEMEYLKVAQDLDMYGVNYFPISNKKETNLWLGVTALGLNIYEKENKLTPKTTFAWSEIRHISFDDKKFIIKPVDKSSPNFVFFSQKVRMNKLVKKKSDVGRWVKGGLQVALGMDERNSDKATRALFVKILDLCIGNHDLFMRRRKPDSMEVQQMKAQAKEEKSRRQIERNKLAREKQLREAAEREKAAMEQRLLQYQEEIRLANEALRRSEETADLLAEKSRVAEEEAMLLSQKASEAEQEITRIRLNNMKTEEEKVHLEQKTRDAVRLTEMLVQESEKRALEEKKLKDELLRARIAEKEAKEKLLEFLSRNHYTSAIAPVPNLFPSTQVLPSDLQADLQTLQLDSEPLSSEVNCYDLIVDGDADQLSLEIEKERIDYLEKSKHLQEQLRDLRTEIAVLKVGEKQCELDQLHEEQVRLGENKYSTLKKVKSGSTKARVAFFEEL, encoded by the exons ATGAAGAATAAAATGCCACAATTCCGTAGGAAAAAATCTACCAAATCTTTTCCTGTCAAAGTTTGTACTCTAGATGCCGaactagaatttaatttagag TGGCGGGCAACAGGAAGGGATTTGTTTGATTTAGTATGTCGCACAATTGGTCTTCGAGAAACATGGTACTTTGGTCTTCAGTACGAAGACTCAAAAGGTTTCATATCATGGTTAAAATTAGACAAAAAAG TTCAAGATCAAGGTATTTCGCAACAGTCAACCACGCCATTCATGTTCCTAGCCAAATTTTATCCAGAAGATGTGGCAGAAGAACTTGTACAAGAGGTGACGCAGCATCTGTTTTATCTCCAGGTTAAGCAGGCTATTCTTTCTATGGATATTTATTGCCCACCAGAGGCTTCTGTATTATTAGCTTCTTATGCTGTACAAGCaaag TATGGAGATTATGATGAGGCATCTTATCAACCAGGAATGCTCGCTAGTGAAGATTTACTGCCACAGAGAGTTATTGATCAATACCAAATGACTCCTGAAATGTGGGAGGATAGAATTAAAATTTGGTATGCTGATCATAAAACTATGTCTAGAGATGAGGCTGAAATGGAGTATCTAAAGGTTGCGCAGGATTTGGATATGTATGGTGTTAACTACTTTCCCATAAGT AATAAAAAGGAAACCAACCTTTGGCTTGGAGTAACTGCTTTGGGACTGAACATTTACGAAAAGGAGAACAAGCTGACACCAAAGACGACATTCGCATGGTCGGAGATCCGGCACATAAGCTTCGACGACAAAAAATTTATCATCAAGCCGGTCGACAAATCATCGCCGAACTTTGTCTTCTTCTCGCAGAAAGTTCGCATGAACAAATTGGTAAAGAAAAAGTCTGATGTTGGGCGCTGGGTGAAGGGTGGCTTACAGGTAGCTTTAGGTATGGACGAGCGTAATAGTGACAAGGCTACTCGCGCCTTATTTGTTAAGATTCTGGACCTGTGCATCGGCAACCACGACCTGTTCATGAGACGACGCAAGCCGGATTCCATGGAGGTGCAGCAAATGAAGGCGCAGGCCAAGGAAGAAAAGTCTCG GcgacaaattgaaaggaaTAAGCTTGCTCGAGAAAAACAACTCAGAGAAGCTgcagaaagagaaaaagcagCAATGGAACAAAGGCTCTTGCAATACCAAGAAGAAATAAGACTTGCTAATGAAGCACTT AGACGTTCTGAAGAAACAGCCGATTTATTAGCAGAAAAGAGCCGCGTAGCTGAAGAAGAAGCTATGCTTTTGAGTCAAAAGGCATCTGAGGCAGAGCAAGAAATCACTCGAATCAGGTTAAATAACATGAAAACCGAAGAGGAGAAGGTCCATTTAGAGCAAAAAACTAGAGATGCGGTTCGTCTTACAGAAATGTTAGTACAAGAGTCCGAGAAACGAGCCCtagaggagaaaaaattaaaagacgAGCTTTTGCGAGCTCGGATAGCCGAAAAAGaggcaaaagaaaaattattagaatttttaaGCAGAAATCATTACACTTCAGCAATAGCG CCTGTACCGAATCTATTTCCATCCACACAGGTACTTCCTTCCGATTTGCAAGCAGATTTGCAAACGCTTCAACTGGACTCGGAACCCTTGTCATCTGAAGTTAATTGTTACGATTTGATCGTGGATGGAGACGCTGATCAGCTTTCTTtagaaattgaaaaagaaagaatcgATTACTTGGAAAAGAGTAAACATTTGCAAGAACAATTACGGGATCTTCGAACTGAAATCGCAGTGCTGAAAGTTGGTGAAAAACAATGTGAACTAGATCAACTTCATGAAGAACAGGTACGACTTGGGGAAAACAAGTATAGTACACTGAAGAAAGTCAAGTCAGGCTCAACGAAAGCCAGAGTTGCCTTTTTTGAAGAGttatag
- the LOC100117323 gene encoding merlin isoform X4, whose product MKNKMPQFRRKKSTKSFPVKVCTLDAELEFNLEWRATGRDLFDLVCRTIGLRETWYFGLQYEDSKGFISWLKLDKKVQDQGISQQSTTPFMFLAKFYPEDVAEELVQEVTQHLFYLQVKQAILSMDIYCPPEASVLLASYAVQAKYGDYDEASYQPGMLASEDLLPQRVIDQYQMTPEMWEDRIKIWYADHKTMSRDEAEMEYLKVAQDLDMYGVNYFPISNKKETNLWLGVTALGLNIYEKENKLTPKTTFAWSEIRHISFDDKKFIIKPVDKSSPNFVFFSQKVRMNKLILDLCIGNHDLFMRRRKPDSMEVQQMKAQAKEEKSRRQIERNKLAREKQLREAAEREKAAMEQRLLQYQEEIRLANEALRRSEETADLLAEKSRVAEEEAMLLSQKASEAEQEITRIRLNNMKTEEEKVHLEQKTRDAVRLTEMLVQESEKRALEEKKLKDELLRARIAEKEAKEKLLEFLSRNHYTSAIAVLPSDLQADLQTLQLDSEPLSSEVNCYDLIVDGDADQLSLEIEKERIDYLEKSKHLQEQLRDLRTEIAVLKVGEKQCELDQLHEEQVRLGENKYSTLKKVKSGSTKARVAFFEEL is encoded by the exons ATGAAGAATAAAATGCCACAATTCCGTAGGAAAAAATCTACCAAATCTTTTCCTGTCAAAGTTTGTACTCTAGATGCCGaactagaatttaatttagag TGGCGGGCAACAGGAAGGGATTTGTTTGATTTAGTATGTCGCACAATTGGTCTTCGAGAAACATGGTACTTTGGTCTTCAGTACGAAGACTCAAAAGGTTTCATATCATGGTTAAAATTAGACAAAAAAG TTCAAGATCAAGGTATTTCGCAACAGTCAACCACGCCATTCATGTTCCTAGCCAAATTTTATCCAGAAGATGTGGCAGAAGAACTTGTACAAGAGGTGACGCAGCATCTGTTTTATCTCCAGGTTAAGCAGGCTATTCTTTCTATGGATATTTATTGCCCACCAGAGGCTTCTGTATTATTAGCTTCTTATGCTGTACAAGCaaag TATGGAGATTATGATGAGGCATCTTATCAACCAGGAATGCTCGCTAGTGAAGATTTACTGCCACAGAGAGTTATTGATCAATACCAAATGACTCCTGAAATGTGGGAGGATAGAATTAAAATTTGGTATGCTGATCATAAAACTATGTCTAGAGATGAGGCTGAAATGGAGTATCTAAAGGTTGCGCAGGATTTGGATATGTATGGTGTTAACTACTTTCCCATAAGT AATAAAAAGGAAACCAACCTTTGGCTTGGAGTAACTGCTTTGGGACTGAACATTTACGAAAAGGAGAACAAGCTGACACCAAAGACGACATTCGCATGGTCGGAGATCCGGCACATAAGCTTCGACGACAAAAAATTTATCATCAAGCCGGTCGACAAATCATCGCCGAACTTTGTCTTCTTCTCGCAGAAAGTTCGCATGAACAAATTG ATTCTGGACCTGTGCATCGGCAACCACGACCTGTTCATGAGACGACGCAAGCCGGATTCCATGGAGGTGCAGCAAATGAAGGCGCAGGCCAAGGAAGAAAAGTCTCG GcgacaaattgaaaggaaTAAGCTTGCTCGAGAAAAACAACTCAGAGAAGCTgcagaaagagaaaaagcagCAATGGAACAAAGGCTCTTGCAATACCAAGAAGAAATAAGACTTGCTAATGAAGCACTT AGACGTTCTGAAGAAACAGCCGATTTATTAGCAGAAAAGAGCCGCGTAGCTGAAGAAGAAGCTATGCTTTTGAGTCAAAAGGCATCTGAGGCAGAGCAAGAAATCACTCGAATCAGGTTAAATAACATGAAAACCGAAGAGGAGAAGGTCCATTTAGAGCAAAAAACTAGAGATGCGGTTCGTCTTACAGAAATGTTAGTACAAGAGTCCGAGAAACGAGCCCtagaggagaaaaaattaaaagacgAGCTTTTGCGAGCTCGGATAGCCGAAAAAGaggcaaaagaaaaattattagaatttttaaGCAGAAATCATTACACTTCAGCAATAGCG GTACTTCCTTCCGATTTGCAAGCAGATTTGCAAACGCTTCAACTGGACTCGGAACCCTTGTCATCTGAAGTTAATTGTTACGATTTGATCGTGGATGGAGACGCTGATCAGCTTTCTTtagaaattgaaaaagaaagaatcgATTACTTGGAAAAGAGTAAACATTTGCAAGAACAATTACGGGATCTTCGAACTGAAATCGCAGTGCTGAAAGTTGGTGAAAAACAATGTGAACTAGATCAACTTCATGAAGAACAGGTACGACTTGGGGAAAACAAGTATAGTACACTGAAGAAAGTCAAGTCAGGCTCAACGAAAGCCAGAGTTGCCTTTTTTGAAGAGttatag
- the LOC100117323 gene encoding merlin isoform X2, whose amino-acid sequence MKNKMPQFRRKKSTKSFPVKVCTLDAELEFNLEWRATGRDLFDLVCRTIGLRETWYFGLQYEDSKGFISWLKLDKKVQDQGISQQSTTPFMFLAKFYPEDVAEELVQEVTQHLFYLQVKQAILSMDIYCPPEASVLLASYAVQAKYGDYDEASYQPGMLASEDLLPQRVIDQYQMTPEMWEDRIKIWYADHKTMSRDEAEMEYLKVAQDLDMYGVNYFPISNKKETNLWLGVTALGLNIYEKENKLTPKTTFAWSEIRHISFDDKKFIIKPVDKSSPNFVFFSQKVRMNKLVKKKSDVGRWVKGGLQVALGMDERNSDKATRALFVKILDLCIGNHDLFMRRRKPDSMEVQQMKAQAKEEKSRRQIERNKLAREKQLREAAEREKAAMEQRLLQYQEEIRLANEALRRSEETADLLAEKSRVAEEEAMLLSQKASEAEQEITRIRLNNMKTEEEKVHLEQKTRDAVRLTEMLVQESEKRALEEKKLKDELLRARIAEKEAKEKLLEFLSRNHYTSAIAVLPSDLQADLQTLQLDSEPLSSEVNCYDLIVDGDADQLSLEIEKERIDYLEKSKHLQEQLRDLRTEIAVLKVGEKQCELDQLHEEQVRLGENKYSTLKKVKSGSTKARVAFFEEL is encoded by the exons ATGAAGAATAAAATGCCACAATTCCGTAGGAAAAAATCTACCAAATCTTTTCCTGTCAAAGTTTGTACTCTAGATGCCGaactagaatttaatttagag TGGCGGGCAACAGGAAGGGATTTGTTTGATTTAGTATGTCGCACAATTGGTCTTCGAGAAACATGGTACTTTGGTCTTCAGTACGAAGACTCAAAAGGTTTCATATCATGGTTAAAATTAGACAAAAAAG TTCAAGATCAAGGTATTTCGCAACAGTCAACCACGCCATTCATGTTCCTAGCCAAATTTTATCCAGAAGATGTGGCAGAAGAACTTGTACAAGAGGTGACGCAGCATCTGTTTTATCTCCAGGTTAAGCAGGCTATTCTTTCTATGGATATTTATTGCCCACCAGAGGCTTCTGTATTATTAGCTTCTTATGCTGTACAAGCaaag TATGGAGATTATGATGAGGCATCTTATCAACCAGGAATGCTCGCTAGTGAAGATTTACTGCCACAGAGAGTTATTGATCAATACCAAATGACTCCTGAAATGTGGGAGGATAGAATTAAAATTTGGTATGCTGATCATAAAACTATGTCTAGAGATGAGGCTGAAATGGAGTATCTAAAGGTTGCGCAGGATTTGGATATGTATGGTGTTAACTACTTTCCCATAAGT AATAAAAAGGAAACCAACCTTTGGCTTGGAGTAACTGCTTTGGGACTGAACATTTACGAAAAGGAGAACAAGCTGACACCAAAGACGACATTCGCATGGTCGGAGATCCGGCACATAAGCTTCGACGACAAAAAATTTATCATCAAGCCGGTCGACAAATCATCGCCGAACTTTGTCTTCTTCTCGCAGAAAGTTCGCATGAACAAATTGGTAAAGAAAAAGTCTGATGTTGGGCGCTGGGTGAAGGGTGGCTTACAGGTAGCTTTAGGTATGGACGAGCGTAATAGTGACAAGGCTACTCGCGCCTTATTTGTTAAGATTCTGGACCTGTGCATCGGCAACCACGACCTGTTCATGAGACGACGCAAGCCGGATTCCATGGAGGTGCAGCAAATGAAGGCGCAGGCCAAGGAAGAAAAGTCTCG GcgacaaattgaaaggaaTAAGCTTGCTCGAGAAAAACAACTCAGAGAAGCTgcagaaagagaaaaagcagCAATGGAACAAAGGCTCTTGCAATACCAAGAAGAAATAAGACTTGCTAATGAAGCACTT AGACGTTCTGAAGAAACAGCCGATTTATTAGCAGAAAAGAGCCGCGTAGCTGAAGAAGAAGCTATGCTTTTGAGTCAAAAGGCATCTGAGGCAGAGCAAGAAATCACTCGAATCAGGTTAAATAACATGAAAACCGAAGAGGAGAAGGTCCATTTAGAGCAAAAAACTAGAGATGCGGTTCGTCTTACAGAAATGTTAGTACAAGAGTCCGAGAAACGAGCCCtagaggagaaaaaattaaaagacgAGCTTTTGCGAGCTCGGATAGCCGAAAAAGaggcaaaagaaaaattattagaatttttaaGCAGAAATCATTACACTTCAGCAATAGCG GTACTTCCTTCCGATTTGCAAGCAGATTTGCAAACGCTTCAACTGGACTCGGAACCCTTGTCATCTGAAGTTAATTGTTACGATTTGATCGTGGATGGAGACGCTGATCAGCTTTCTTtagaaattgaaaaagaaagaatcgATTACTTGGAAAAGAGTAAACATTTGCAAGAACAATTACGGGATCTTCGAACTGAAATCGCAGTGCTGAAAGTTGGTGAAAAACAATGTGAACTAGATCAACTTCATGAAGAACAGGTACGACTTGGGGAAAACAAGTATAGTACACTGAAGAAAGTCAAGTCAGGCTCAACGAAAGCCAGAGTTGCCTTTTTTGAAGAGttatag